Sequence from the Streptomyces mobaraensis NBRC 13819 = DSM 40847 genome:
ACTTCAACAAGGACCTCGACAAGCTCACCGTCGAGGAGTCGGCCTACCTCGCCGCCCTGCTCCAGGCGCCGAGCCAGTACGACGTCGTCACGGGGACCGAGACGGGCAAGAAGCTCGCCAAGCAGCGCTGGGGCTACGTCCTCGACAAGATGGTCGAGAAGAACTGGCTGGCGAAGGACAAGCGCCAGACGATGAAGTTCCCCGACGTGAAGAAGCCCAAGCCGCTCACCGGCCTCAAGGGCCAGGACGGGTACCTCTACAAGCTGGCCGAGGACCAGGCTTCGGAGATCCTCAAGAAAAAGGGCATGGACATCGGTGCCGGTGGCTACACGATCACCCTGAGCATCGACCCGAAGAAGCAGAAGCAGCTGGAGAACGCGGTCAAGACCGAGCTCTGGGACAAGCTGAGCCCCAAGGCCCGCAAGGTCGACAACTACGTCCAGCCGGGCGCCGTCTCCGTGGATCCGAAAACCGGCAAGATCGTCGCCATGTACGGTGGCAAGGAGTGGGCCACGCACCAGATCTCCAACGCCACCCGTGAGGACTACCAGCCGGGCTCCACGTTCAAGCCGCTGATCTACGCCTCCGCCCTGGAGAACGGGTCGACGACCCAGGACGGCAAGCCGATCAACGCCAACACCATCTACAACGGCGACAACGAGCGCATGGTGGTCGGCCCCAACGGCCCCACGGGTTACCACCCGGAGAACGAGGACCAGCAGTCCTACGGACCGCAGACCGTCGAAGAGTCGATGATGAAGTCCGTCAACTCGGTCTTCGCGCAGATGGCCGTGGACGTCGGCCTGCAGAAGGTCAAGAAGACCGCGACGGACCTCGGCATGAACGGCGACGCCAGGGACTTCGGCGCCCACGCCTCCATGGCCCTCGGCGCCATGAGCCAGAGCCCGCTCCACATGGCCGCGGCCTACGCCTCGCTGGACGCCCACGGCAAGAAGGTCACGCCGACCATCATCAAGTCCATCAGCCGGAACGGCCAGAACATCGACCTGGACAGCGCGGTCAGCGGTGACGCGATCTCCCGGGGCGCCGCGGACGGCGTCACGGCGATCCTGAAGAGCGTGGTGCAGAAGGACGGTACCGGCAAGGTCGTCCGGAGCGACCGCTACCAGATCGCGGGCAAGACCGGTACCTCGGACGAGGACCGCTCGGCCTGGTTCGCGGCCTACACCCCGGACCTCGTCACCACGGTCGGCGTCTTCGGCGAGGAGCCCAACGGCAACCACGCCAAGCTCTACGGAGCCGGTGGCGAGGAGCGCGTCAACGGCAGCGGCTTCCCGGCGAAGATCTGGGACGCCTACATGTCCGAGGCGCTCGGCGACAACCCGACCGCCGAGTTCGACCTCGACACCAAGAACGGTGCCGCCACCGCGGAAGCCCCGCCGCCGGCCACCACGGCGCCCCCCGTGACGACGGCCCCGACGACGCCGCCGCCCACCACGCGCGCGCCGTCCACCCCGCCGCCGACCAAGTCGACGCCGAACAAGCCGACGACGCCGTCGGACAAGGAGACGAAGCACACGCCGCCGCCGAAGCCGCCCACGAAGCCGCCGCACAGCAACCACCCGACCCCGCCGGACACCGGCGGTCCGGGCAACCCGGGTGGCCCGGGAGGTCCGGGCGGCGACGACGGGGGGCTGAACCTCCCGTAGCGGTCGGCCGTCCCGCGGACCCGAGCCGTCCCCGCGGACCTGACACGACAAGGGCCGTTCCCCTCACTCCCGTAGTGAGGGGAACGGCCCTTCGTCGTACGCGCGCCCGGGGCCTCAGCCCCCGTTCACCCGCGCCGCGATGCGGTCCCCGGTCGCCTTGTCGATGTTGCGCCAGTACTGGAGCGCGCGGCTCAGCACCGGGGCGCTCACCCCGTTGAGGAGGTGTCCGGACACCGTGGCGACCAGGCGGTCGCGGGCCGCGTCGTCGAAGACCTGGCGGACGAGGGTGCCCGCCTGCCCCCAGTCGTCGTCCTCGCGGTGCAGCCGGTACGCCTCGCGGACCATCTCGCCGGAGGCGTGCCAGCCGGCGACGTCCCCGAACCGGGCGGTGTCGGCGGCCGGGCCGCCGTACGAGTTGGGGGCGTACGGACGGGCCGTGCGCGACGGCTCGTAGCGCATCGGGCCGTCCTTCGCGTACGAGTTCACGCCGGAGTGCGGGCGGTTGGGCGGGAGCTGGGCGTAGTTGGGGCCGACGCGGTAGCGGTGGGCGTCGGGGTAGGAGAAGAGCCGGCCGAGGAGCATCTTGTCCGGCGACGGGCCGATGCCGGGGACCAGGTTGGACGGTTCGAAGGCGGCCTGCTCGATGTGGACGAAGAAGTCTTCCGGGTTGCGGTCCAGGGTGAGGCGGCCCACCTCGATCAGCGGGTAGTCGCCGTGCGGCCACACCTTGGTGAGGTCGAAGGGGTTGAAGCGGTAGTCCGGGGCGTCGTCGAAGGGCATCACCTGGACGTGCAGCGTCCACGAGGGGGCGTCCCCGCCCTCGATCGCCTGCCAGAGGTCGCGGCGGTGCCGGTCCGGGTCCTCGCCGGCGAGGTGGTCGGCCTCCTCCTGGGTGAGGCACTCGATGCCCTGGTCGGTCTTGAAGTGGTACTTGACCCAGAACTTCTCGCCGCCGCCGTTGACCCACAGATAGGTGTGGGATCCGTAGCCGTTCATGTGCCGCCAGGTGCGCGGCACGCCCCGGTCGCCCATCAGCCAGGTGACCTGGTGGGCCGACTCGGGGGAGAGCGTCCAGAAGTCCCACTGCATGTCGTTGTCGCGCAGCCCGTTGTCGGGACGGCGCTTCTGCGAGCGGATGAAGTCCTGGAACTTCTGCGGGTCGCGGACGAAGAAGACCGGGGTGTTGTTGCCGACGAGGTCGTAGTTGCCGTGCTCGGTGTAGAACTTGACGGCGAAGCCGCGCGGGTCGCGCCACGTGTCCGGGGAGCCCTGCTCGCCCGCCACCGTGGAGAAGCGGGCCAGCGTCTCGGTCGTGGTCCCCGGCTGGAAGACCGCCGCCTTGGTGAACCGGCTGACGTCGTTGGTCACCCGGAAGGTGCCGTAGGCGCCGCCGCCCTTGGCGTGGACCACCCGCTCGGGGACCCGCTCCCGGTTGAACTGGGCCATCTTCTCGATCAGGTAGTGGTCCTGGAGAAGGATGGGGCCGGTGTCGCCGATGGTGAGCGAGTGCTCGTCGCTCGCCACCGGGATGCCCACGTTGTTCGTCGTGTACGGAGTGTTCTGCGCCGAGTCGGTCATGGAAGACGCCTCCTGCCGCGGACGAAGGAAGGCGTCGTCGTTGACGCCTTCCGCACCGGGCAAGTCAACCGCCGCCGACAGGGCGTCGACAACACGGCCTCCGGGCCCCGTCCGACCTTGGCCGGAAAGTGCGGTCAGTGCCCCTGGGCGGACGGACCGGGCAGCCCCAGCTCGAACCACACCACCTTCCCCGTGCTCAGCCGCGTCGCACCCCATCGCCGGGCCAGCTTGTTCACCAGGTACAGCCCGCGCCCGCCCTCGTCCGACGGCCGGGCCTGCCGCAGCCGCGGCAGTTGCGGCACGTCGTCGCCGACCTCGCAGCGGAGCACGTCCGTCCGCAACAGGCGCAGCGTGATCGGCCGTTCCGCGTACCGGACGGCGTTGGTGATCACCTCGCTGACCAGCAGCTCCACCGCGTCCGTCAGCTCGGTCAGGCCCCAGCGGTCCAGCGCTCGGCGGGCCAGCCGGCGCGCCTGGCGGGCGGTCTGCGGGCGCGGGTCGAGGAACCAGTACGCGACGTCGCTGGGCGCTATGCCCTCGAAGCGGGCGGCGAGCAGGGCGATGTCGTCGTCCCGGTCGCCCGGGCCGAGCATGCCCAGCACCTCGTCGCAGAGCGGCTCCAGCGGCGGCGGGTTGGGGCCGGTGAGACGCGCGGTGTCGATGAGGCGCTCGCGGAGCTGCTCTATGCCCGTCCACACGTCCCGGATCCGCGACTCGACGAGCCCGTCCGTGTAGAGGAGCAGCGTGGCCCCGGCGGGCGCGTCCAGCTCGACGGCCTCGAAGTCCACCCCGCCGACGCCGATCGGCGCGCCCGGCGGCACCCGCAGCACCTCGGCACGGCCGCCGCGGTGCAGCATGATGGGCGGCGGATGGCCCGCGTTGGCGATCACGATGCGGTGCGAGACCGGGTCGTAGACCGCGTAGAGGCAGGTCGCCATCCGGTCCGAACCCAGCCGCTGGGCCTGCTCGTCGAGGTGGTGCAGCACCTCCTGCGGTGGCAGGTCCAGGCCCGCCAGGGTCTGCGCGGTGGTGCGCAGCTGGCCCATGATCGCGGCGGACGTCATGGAGTGGCCCATCACGTCGCCGACGACCAGCGCGATCCGGTTGCCGGGCAGCGGGATCGCGTCGTACCAGTCGCCGCCCACCCGGGCGGTCTCCGCGGCCGGGAGGTAGCGGCTGGCAAGCCGGACACCGGTGGGCTGCGGGAGGGAGTCGGGGAGCATGGTGCGCTGGAGCTCGTCCGCGATGTACACCTCGCGGCCGTAGAGCACGGCCTTGTCCACACCGAGCGCGGTGTGGGTGGCGAGCTGCGCGGCCACCAGCAGGTCGTCGCCCTCGAACGCCGCCCGGTCGGGGCGGCGGATGAAGACCGCGGCGCCGATCACCCGGCGGCGGCCGCGCAGCGGCGCCAGGATCGTCCGTCGCCGCTGCGGTACGTGCCGGTCCTCGCCCAGCAGTTCGGGCAGGGCCGCCCGCGCGGCCGAGGAGTCCCCGAAGACCGGCCGGACACCCCGCAGCACCTCCGCGAGCGGCCCGCCTATGCGCACCTCGCAGCGCTCGGCCGCCTCGTCGGCGAGCTCCAGGCCCAGGCCGGGGGAGCCGGCCGTGGCGGGGCGGGCGCCGCCCTCCGGCGCCCCGGGCGCCTCCGGCGGCCAGACGCTGTCCGTGCCCATGCCGCGCGCGTACTCGGGGAGCCGGTCCGTGCGCCGCAGCCGCAGCACGACGGGGCCGACGGGCCGCTCGTCGCCCACCGGCAGCGGGTCGCGCAGGTAGACGAGGATGGCGTCGGCGAAGGTCGGCACGGTGGCCCGGCAGAGGCCCAGCACGATCTCGTCCAGGTCGATGCCGCGGGCGATCCGGCGGGTGGCCGCGCCGACGAAGCGCAACCGCTCCCCGCCGCCGGGGTGCTGTCCGGCCGCGGGTCCCGTGCCGCCGGGCGGTCCGGCCGCCTCGGAGGCGCTCACGACGGGCCGTACGGGCCGCGCCCCGCGCGGCAGCGGCAGGCCGTCGTCGGGCCGGTCGCCTGGGGCGTCGCCGGTGGTGCCGCCGGGGCGGGGGCGTGGCGCTTCGGCCGAGGCGTGCGCCGGCGCGGGGGCCGGCGGGGGCGTCGGCACGGGGCTATGCCGGACTGCGGCATTCCGCTGTCCTCCGTGGGAGTCGGTCTGCTCCGTCACGCGTGGGGTTCCATCCGTCGGGGCGTCGAGCCCGGTCGCACAGGGCGCACCATGGTCAGGCGGCGCGTCGCAGATTGAGGAAGAGCTGGATCTCGGGCGGGACGTCCGTGCTCAGCGGGGCGTAGGCCAGCGAGTTCTCCCCGACGATCTCGAACCCCGCCTCGCGGACGACCTCCCGCAACTCGTCGCGCAGGTAACCCGATACCCGAATCGTGTTACCGAGGAACGGTATCGCATAGTCGTCCACGTCCGCCTCCACCATCGAGAGAGCCATCAGCCCCCCGGGTCTCAGCAGTCCGTACAGCATCCGCAGCGCGTGCGGTATCTCCGGACGCGGCAGCATCAGCAGTGCGAAGAAGGCCGCGACGCCGTCGAAGGTGCCCAGCCGCCCGTCCCGCAGGTCGGCCAGGTCGGCCTGGTGGAACTCCGCGCCGGGGACGTGGGCGCGGGCCAGGTCGAGCATTCCGGCGGACAGGTCGACGCCCACCACCTCGTGCCCGGCCTCCACCAGCTGCCGGGCCGTCGGAAGGCCGGTGCCGCAGCCGATGTCGAGGATCCGGGAGCCGGCCGGCAGCGACTCCGCGAGCCACGCCCCGGACGCGAGCTGGCCCTCCTTGTGCGGGAACGCCTCGTCGTACCGGTCGCCGATGGCGTCGAACGCCTCGGCCTGCCCGCTGCGGTCCAGGCCCGCGGGGGCGTAGCCGTCGTAGGCCCGCCGGATGTGGTCACCGCTCACCGCTCCGCCCTTCCGCCTGCTGCCTGTGCGAATACCTGACTGCCCGGGTAACAGCTGACTGACTGTCACATCTGCTGTCGCGCCTGGTGCGTTGCCTGTCGGCGACGCGCACGGGGGCGCGGAGGACGATCCTACGGTTGCCCCGCGGGGCGACGGCAAGCGCTTCACGCCCGCGTGGGCGCCGGAGTGCGCCCCCAGTCGTCCGGAAGCTCCGGCACCGGCCACGCGGGGTCGGGCCGCCAGTGCTCCCAGCCGGAGGCGAACGGGGCGCCCCACGCCTGGATCCGCTCGACCGCCGCGTGCCCGGCGGCCCGCACCTCCTCGGCCCGGGCGGCTGACATCAGGCCCACCCGCTGCGCCTGCGCGAACTCGTCCTCGTCCTTCCACTCCCAACTGCGGTCCGGATACACGGCGATGTCCAGGAAGTGGTCCTCGGAGTCGACCCCGCCGGCCCAGCGCGCGAGCGGTTCCTCAAGATTCACGTACCAGTTTCTGAACCTCCAGTCGAGGTCCCAGAAGAGCCAGACCGACCAGGGCTCACCGGGCCGGGCCAGCTTGAGCACGCCCGTCCCGGACCAGGCGTCGACGCTCGTGGTACGCGGCTTGGTGTAGCGGGTCGCCAGGGGCTCCTGGTACGGGGGTCTGCCGTCGGCGAGCACGGGACGGACGCACGCCGTCCCCGGCGCCACCCAGACGGCGAGCAGGTCCGCGGTGTCCTGGACGACCGTCACCGGCCGGCAGATGTGCACCCGGTCCTCGGCATTGGCGCGGTACCGCCAGAGGATCCGGTCGCCGGGCGCCCAGAAACCGCCCGCGGAGCCTGCCGTGGTCCTGGTGTCCGCTGTCTCCGCTGCCATGCGCAGATCTTAGGGGGCGGGGCCGGGCCCGTGCCGTGATGTGTACCGCACGGGCAACGGCCGTTCGGATCCCGCGTTACGGCCGCGTCATCCGCAGGACGTCCAGGGCCTCATCGAGCTGGTCCATGGTCAGCAGCCCGCGCTCGACGTACCCCTCGTCGAGCACCACCTGACGGATCGTCTTCCGCTCCGCCAGCGACTTCTTGGCGACCTTCGCCGCCTCCTCGTACCCGATGTACCGGTTGAGCGGCGTGACCACCGAGGGGGACGACTCGGCGTACTCCCGCGCCCGCTCCACGTTCGCCGTGATCCCGTCGACCGTCCGGTCGGCCAGCAGCCGCGCCGCGTTGCCGAGCAGCCGCACCGACTCCAGCAGGTTCTTGGCCATCACCGGCAGCATCACGTTGAGCTCGAAGTTGCCCGCCGCGCCCGCCGTGGCCACCGTCGCGTCGTTGCCGATCACCTGGGCGGCGACCATCAGCACGGCCTCCGGGATCACCGGGTTGACCTTGCCCGGCATGATCGAGGAGCCCGGCTGGAGGTCGGGAAGGCTGATCTCGGCCAGACCCGTGCGCGGCCCCGAGGACATCCAGCGCAGATCGTTGGCGATCTTCGTGAGGCCGACGGCGATGGTCCGCAGCTGGCCGCTGGTCTCCACCAGGCCGTCGCGCGCGCCCTGCGCCTCGAAGTGGTCGCGGGCCTCGGTGAGCGGCAGCCCGGTGGCCCGCGCGACCTCGGCGATGACGGCGGCGGAGAAGCCGGCCGGGGTGTTGATGCCGGTGCCCACCGCCGTTCCGCCCAGCGGGAGTTCGGCCAGCCGCGGCAGCGAGGCGCGCAGCCGCTCGACGCCGTACCGGACCTGCGCCGCGTAGCCGCCGAACTCCTGGCCGAGCGTCACGGGCGTGGCGTCCATCAGGTGCGTCCGGCCCGACTTGACGACCTCGGCGAACTCCTCGGCCTTGCGCTCCAGCGCCGCCGCCAGGTGCTCCAGCGCCGGGATCAGCTCGCGGGTGACGGCGGCCGTGGCGGCGATGTGGATCGAGGACGGGAAGACGTCGTTGGACGACTGGCTGGCGTTGACGTGGTCGTTGGGGTGCACGTCCCGGCCCAGGCGCTCGCTCGCGAGGGTGGCGACGACCTCGTTGGTATTCATGTTGGAGGACGTGCCGGAACCGGTCTGGAAGACGTCGACCGGGAAGTGCTCGTCCCAGCGCCCCTCGGCGACCTCGGCCGCGGCGGCGGCGATCGCCTCCGCCACCTCCTCGTCGACCACGCCCAGCTCGGCGTTGACCTTGGCGGCGGCCGCCTTGATCCGGGCCAGCGCCTCGATGTGCGCCCGCTCCAGCCGCTGCCCGCTGACCGGGAAGTTCTCCACGGCCCGCTGGGTCTGCGCCCGCCACTTGGCGTGTGCGGGGACGCGCACCTCACCCATCGAGTCGTGCTCGATCCGGTACTGATCGCTCTCGGTCATCGTCACTTACCTCCTGTGGAGTACAGCGTTTGGCCGGTTCACCGTGTTCCCGAAGGCCACTACCAGCCAGTAAATACCGCGAGTAACAACAGAAATCGGGGAGGCTCCATGACACGCAGACCCACCCTGCGCTGTTCTCTCGCGGCCGTCGCCGCCTTCGCGGCCGTTTTCGGAGGAACGACCGGAACCATGGCCACCGGTGCCACGGCCCACGCCGCCACCGCCGCCACGGGCGCCACGCCGCTCTCGCCGGAGCTGGAGAAGATCCGGGCCGCCGAAGCCGTCAAGCTCTACGGCGACGCAGCCGAACGCCCGCTCGCCGAACGCAAGACCTCCCTGCTGTCCCTCGGCGACAGCGAGATATCCGGCGAGGGCGTCGGCACCTACGAACCCGGCACCAGCGGACCGGACAACTGGTGCCACCGCTCGCCCGAGGCCGCCATCCACCGCACGGCCATCCCCGCCGACGTCACCTACAACGTCGCCTGCTCCGGTGCCACCACCGCCAACATCCGCATCGGCGGCACCAAGCAGTACGCGGACGAACTGGTCCAGAGCGACAACCTCGCCGTCAAGGCCCGCAACACCCGCGTCAAGATGGTCCTCCTCGTCGCCGGCGCCAACGACGACCTCCAGTTCGGCCCGGTCATGACCGACTGCGTCACCCGCTACCTCACCCTCCAGGGCACCTGCGAGCCGAAGTACGACCCCGGCTGGCAGGCCCGCGTCGACGGCCTGGTCCCCAAGGTCGAACAGACCGTCCGCGACCTGCGCACGGTGATGCGCGACGCCGGCTACGCCGACGGCGACTACAAACTCGTCGTCATGGGCTACCCGAGCCCCATCGGCCCCGACATCGAGGACAACCCGAACTACCCCGGCAAGCTCCCAGGTGGCTGCGTCGGCTACACCTCGGACGCGGCCTGGGGCCGCAACACCGCCGTCCCCGCCTTCGAACGCGGCATGCGCCGGGCCGCCCGCGAGAGCGGCGCCTCCTACCTGGACAACTCGCGCCTGTTCCACGGCCACGAGGTGTGCATGGACGACGCCTGGGCCCGCGGGCTGTACATCGACCTCTCCAACCCCGTCCCCCCGGACTCCAACTCCGTCCGCCAGTCCTTCCACCCCAACACCCGCGGCCACGCCGCCTTCGCCGCCTGCCTGACCGCGTTCTACGCCTCCGACCGCCGCGAGGCCGGCTGCGCCGACCCGGCGAGCACCGGGAAGCCCGAGCTGTACGGCGGCGCCTGGGACGACGCGTACCGGCCGCTGCGCAACGACGCGACCGGCACCTGCGTCGACGCGTACGGCGCTTCGTCGCGCAACGGGACGACCGTCGGCGGCTGGGACTGCACCGGCAACCGCAACCAGGAGTGGTGGTACGACGGGGGGCGCGGGTCGTTGCGGACCGCCCTCTCCCACGACCGGTGCGTCGACGTCCCGGGCGGCAAATACGCGGCCGGCACCGCCGTCGCCCTGTGGAACTGCCACGGCGGCGACAACCAGCGCTTCACCCGCACC
This genomic interval carries:
- a CDS encoding transglycosylase domain-containing protein; the protein is MGRAEARRAQKGSARSAKGKKPKKTGIRRFFTWKKLLAYFFGLIALGVGAFVALYLYVDVPTDGKHAAMAQATVYKMPDGRVIKRDGEFNREMVDFSKIPKNVQNAVIAAENKDFWDDSGVDLMGTTRGILKTVMGEGKQGGSTITQQYVKNYYLDQRQTVSRKVTELIISLKLKNKMSKEKILEGYLNTSYFGRNSYGIQAASHAYFNKDLDKLTVEESAYLAALLQAPSQYDVVTGTETGKKLAKQRWGYVLDKMVEKNWLAKDKRQTMKFPDVKKPKPLTGLKGQDGYLYKLAEDQASEILKKKGMDIGAGGYTITLSIDPKKQKQLENAVKTELWDKLSPKARKVDNYVQPGAVSVDPKTGKIVAMYGGKEWATHQISNATREDYQPGSTFKPLIYASALENGSTTQDGKPINANTIYNGDNERMVVGPNGPTGYHPENEDQQSYGPQTVEESMMKSVNSVFAQMAVDVGLQKVKKTATDLGMNGDARDFGAHASMALGAMSQSPLHMAAAYASLDAHGKKVTPTIIKSISRNGQNIDLDSAVSGDAISRGAADGVTAILKSVVQKDGTGKVVRSDRYQIAGKTGTSDEDRSAWFAAYTPDLVTTVGVFGEEPNGNHAKLYGAGGEERVNGSGFPAKIWDAYMSEALGDNPTAEFDLDTKNGAATAEAPPPATTAPPVTTAPTTPPPTTRAPSTPPPTKSTPNKPTTPSDKETKHTPPPKPPTKPPHSNHPTPPDTGGPGNPGGPGGPGGDDGGLNLP
- a CDS encoding catalase, coding for MTDSAQNTPYTTNNVGIPVASDEHSLTIGDTGPILLQDHYLIEKMAQFNRERVPERVVHAKGGGAYGTFRVTNDVSRFTKAAVFQPGTTTETLARFSTVAGEQGSPDTWRDPRGFAVKFYTEHGNYDLVGNNTPVFFVRDPQKFQDFIRSQKRRPDNGLRDNDMQWDFWTLSPESAHQVTWLMGDRGVPRTWRHMNGYGSHTYLWVNGGGEKFWVKYHFKTDQGIECLTQEEADHLAGEDPDRHRRDLWQAIEGGDAPSWTLHVQVMPFDDAPDYRFNPFDLTKVWPHGDYPLIEVGRLTLDRNPEDFFVHIEQAAFEPSNLVPGIGPSPDKMLLGRLFSYPDAHRYRVGPNYAQLPPNRPHSGVNSYAKDGPMRYEPSRTARPYAPNSYGGPAADTARFGDVAGWHASGEMVREAYRLHREDDDWGQAGTLVRQVFDDAARDRLVATVSGHLLNGVSAPVLSRALQYWRNIDKATGDRIAARVNGG
- a CDS encoding SpoIIE family protein phosphatase, which produces MCDAPPDHGAPCATGLDAPTDGTPRVTEQTDSHGGQRNAAVRHSPVPTPPPAPAPAHASAEAPRPRPGGTTGDAPGDRPDDGLPLPRGARPVRPVVSASEAAGPPGGTGPAAGQHPGGGERLRFVGAATRRIARGIDLDEIVLGLCRATVPTFADAILVYLRDPLPVGDERPVGPVVLRLRRTDRLPEYARGMGTDSVWPPEAPGAPEGGARPATAGSPGLGLELADEAAERCEVRIGGPLAEVLRGVRPVFGDSSAARAALPELLGEDRHVPQRRRTILAPLRGRRRVIGAAVFIRRPDRAAFEGDDLLVAAQLATHTALGVDKAVLYGREVYIADELQRTMLPDSLPQPTGVRLASRYLPAAETARVGGDWYDAIPLPGNRIALVVGDVMGHSMTSAAIMGQLRTTAQTLAGLDLPPQEVLHHLDEQAQRLGSDRMATCLYAVYDPVSHRIVIANAGHPPPIMLHRGGRAEVLRVPPGAPIGVGGVDFEAVELDAPAGATLLLYTDGLVESRIRDVWTGIEQLRERLIDTARLTGPNPPPLEPLCDEVLGMLGPGDRDDDIALLAARFEGIAPSDVAYWFLDPRPQTARQARRLARRALDRWGLTELTDAVELLVSEVITNAVRYAERPITLRLLRTDVLRCEVGDDVPQLPRLRQARPSDEGGRGLYLVNKLARRWGATRLSTGKVVWFELGLPGPSAQGH
- a CDS encoding class I SAM-dependent DNA methyltransferase, yielding MSGDHIRRAYDGYAPAGLDRSGQAEAFDAIGDRYDEAFPHKEGQLASGAWLAESLPAGSRILDIGCGTGLPTARQLVEAGHEVVGVDLSAGMLDLARAHVPGAEFHQADLADLRDGRLGTFDGVAAFFALLMLPRPEIPHALRMLYGLLRPGGLMALSMVEADVDDYAIPFLGNTIRVSGYLRDELREVVREAGFEIVGENSLAYAPLSTDVPPEIQLFLNLRRAA
- a CDS encoding DUF402 domain-containing protein, producing MAAETADTRTTAGSAGGFWAPGDRILWRYRANAEDRVHICRPVTVVQDTADLLAVWVAPGTACVRPVLADGRPPYQEPLATRYTKPRTTSVDAWSGTGVLKLARPGEPWSVWLFWDLDWRFRNWYVNLEEPLARWAGGVDSEDHFLDIAVYPDRSWEWKDEDEFAQAQRVGLMSAARAEEVRAAGHAAVERIQAWGAPFASGWEHWRPDPAWPVPELPDDWGRTPAPTRA
- a CDS encoding class II fumarate hydratase, translating into MTESDQYRIEHDSMGEVRVPAHAKWRAQTQRAVENFPVSGQRLERAHIEALARIKAAAAKVNAELGVVDEEVAEAIAAAAAEVAEGRWDEHFPVDVFQTGSGTSSNMNTNEVVATLASERLGRDVHPNDHVNASQSSNDVFPSSIHIAATAAVTRELIPALEHLAAALERKAEEFAEVVKSGRTHLMDATPVTLGQEFGGYAAQVRYGVERLRASLPRLAELPLGGTAVGTGINTPAGFSAAVIAEVARATGLPLTEARDHFEAQGARDGLVETSGQLRTIAVGLTKIANDLRWMSSGPRTGLAEISLPDLQPGSSIMPGKVNPVIPEAVLMVAAQVIGNDATVATAGAAGNFELNVMLPVMAKNLLESVRLLGNAARLLADRTVDGITANVERAREYAESSPSVVTPLNRYIGYEEAAKVAKKSLAERKTIRQVVLDEGYVERGLLTMDQLDEALDVLRMTRP
- a CDS encoding ricin-type beta-trefoil lectin domain protein; protein product: MTRRPTLRCSLAAVAAFAAVFGGTTGTMATGATAHAATAATGATPLSPELEKIRAAEAVKLYGDAAERPLAERKTSLLSLGDSEISGEGVGTYEPGTSGPDNWCHRSPEAAIHRTAIPADVTYNVACSGATTANIRIGGTKQYADELVQSDNLAVKARNTRVKMVLLVAGANDDLQFGPVMTDCVTRYLTLQGTCEPKYDPGWQARVDGLVPKVEQTVRDLRTVMRDAGYADGDYKLVVMGYPSPIGPDIEDNPNYPGKLPGGCVGYTSDAAWGRNTAVPAFERGMRRAARESGASYLDNSRLFHGHEVCMDDAWARGLYIDLSNPVPPDSNSVRQSFHPNTRGHAAFAACLTAFYASDRREAGCADPASTGKPELYGGAWDDAYRPLRNDATGTCVDAYGASSRNGTTVGGWDCTGNRNQEWWYDGGRGSLRTALSHDRCVDVPGGKYAAGTAVALWNCHGGDNQRFTRTGGTFRPTAAPDLCLTLASAKDPVRLQRCDGSRSQSFA